The genomic stretch ATTTTAGAAAGAATGGGATGGACGATAAAAGGTGTTTTTCCGGATATAAAGAAGTCCATAATCATTTTTGCCCCTCACACTGCCCATATTGATGCCTTATACGGGAAATTGGGAATTACAGAATTGGGAATTAAATTTCTGTTCCTTTCAAAAAAGGAATTATTCTTTTTTCCCATGAATATCCTGATGAAGAAATTCGGTTCCATCGCGGTCAGGGGTGTCAAGGATAAAAATGCCATATTCCAGGTTGCTGAATTATTGAACCATGCAGAAGAATTACATATTGTAATATCTCCGGAGGGCTGGGTCAAAAAGGTTCCGGACTGGAATAAAGGATTCTATTACATGGCATTAAAAGCCAGAGTACCCATTGTCGTTGCATACCTGGATTATAAGAAGAAAGAGATGGGAATCAAAGACGTGATCTACGAAGTCGGAGATTATGAGTCCGTTAAAAGCCAGATCAACTCCCTGTATAAAGATGTAACCGGTAAATGTCCCGAACAGTTTGTCCTGCAGGCTTAATATGAAAACTCGCCGTATATCTTAGCCCGGATTGTAGCTCTTTGGCTAAATTACAGTTTTTCGATCTTCCAGTTAAACTTTCAGCCCCTATCTCTATCAAAGCTATAAATTGAGCTAATCCCATGACCTATGGAAAAAGTGACAGTTAGATTGATTAAGAACTTTTCCGGACTCCTGATCCCTGTATTTGTCTTTTGTTTTCAGACCTCTGTGATCAGTCAGGAAAATATCCAGATCCGCAGACTGACTTCTAACATTGAATTCGACGGAATCCCGGATGAGGCAGCCTGGGAATCCATTGAAAATTTCCAGTTAACCATGCACAGGCCTAATTTTGGGAACGAACCCTCAGAAAAAAGTGATGTGAGGATCGGGTATGATGACGAATTCCTGTGGATCGGTGCAAAACTGTTTATGCAGGATGCATCAAAGATCTATGCTGCTTCAAAGAAAAGAGATGAGATGTTGTTTGATTATGATGCCTTTGGAGTCGTGCTGGATTCGTACAACGATAACGAAAACGGGCTGGCGTTCTTTACGGCCCCCACAGGGCTTCGCACCGATTATGCGATTTCAAATGATGCAGCAGGCGGAGGAGGCCCGGGTGGACCAGGGGGCATGAATATCAGTTGGGACACTTTCTGGGACGTTAAAGCGACCCGGGATGATCAGGGCTGGTATGTGGAAATGAGGATCCCCTTTTCAAGCCTGAAATTCAAACCGGAAAATGATGTGGCCACCATGGGCTTGATTATCAGCCGGAACATCAGTGCCAATAATGAGACCGACACCTATCCTCCCATCGATACGAAATATGGTTTTATGGCAACCAATAAGCCATCACAAGCCCACAAAGTGGAAATTTCAGGAGCCAGGCCCACCAGGCCGGTGTATATATCTCCTTATGCAATTGGCGGATTTTCAAGGGAATGGGTGGAAGATGAAGAGGGGCTTAATTACGAAAAAAATGATTATCCCAAATACAATGCAGGGCTGGATGTAAAATATAATATCAACAGCAACCTGACCCTGGATCTAACTGCCAATACGGATTTTGCCCAGGTTGAAGCTGATGACCAGCAGGTGAACCTATCAAGGTATTCTCTATTCTTCCCGGAAAAACGGAAATTTTTCCAGGAAAGATCCAGCCTGTTTGATTTTAGTCTGGGGGGCCGGGCCGATAACCTGTTCTATTCCCGGAATATCGGCCTGGTGGACGGAGAGCAGATCAGGATTTACGGGGGAGCAAGGCTCACAGGAAGGGTCGGGAAATGGGACATGGGCCTGCTGGATATGCAAACCGCACACCATGAGGAGATCGCCGGAGAGAATTTTGGAGTGATCCGGATGAGACGGCAGGTGATCAATCCCAACTCCTACGTGGGGGGAATCTTTACTTCCCGTATCGGGATGGACGGAAAACAAAATTTCTCCTACGGGGTGGATGGAATATTCAGGCTGTTCGGGGATGATTATCTGAATGTCAAATGGGCTCAAAGCTACGATACCGAGATTGACAGTAAGCTGTCATCTCTGGATCCCTCATTTTTCCTGTTCAAGTGGGAGCGCAGGTCCGAGGAGGGGTTTGCCTATGACTTGGATTATAGCTATTCGGGGCAACAATTTAATCCCGGGATCGGTTTTGTTATGCGCAACGGGGTTCATGGTGGTAGTACCCGATTCCTGTATGGCTGGATTCCCGGCGATCAATCCAGATTGTTCAATTACAACTTGAATATCAGGGGGGCCCGGTTTGTCAGGCTTGAGGACGGAGGCCTCGAATCCATGGAAATCTCTCCAGGATTTGAGATCAACACAAAGAATGGTATACATGCAGAGATTTCCACGGAAACGGCCTGGGAGGGCGTCCTCTATGATTTCAATTTATCAGATAGTATTATCATTGAGGCAGGAGAATATACCTTTACAGGCTTTGAGGGCAGATTCGGAACTTCCGAAGCCAAGCGGATCTCGGTCCGCGGTGATGTGTATGCCGGACAGTTCTATGACGGCAACAGATACGGCTTTCAGTCTGAATTTAATCTGAATTTTTCTTCCAGCTTCATTCTCTCTCCGGGTTACGAGTATAATCACCTCGCTTTCCCGGACAGAGAAAGCAATAATCTGCTCAATATTCACGCCTTCAACATAAAGGCACAGGTCATGATCAGCACCAAGTTTTCAGCAAATTTCATGGCCCAGTATGTGAACACGGAAGATGAATTTATCGGAAACTTCCGTTTGAGATATAATCCTCGGGAAGGCAATGATTTTTACCTGGTATATAATGATCTCCGCAGTTTCATCGACCGTAGAGAAATAGTGGGGCATCCGCCTTTTCATGGCAAGACCATAATGCTGAAATATACCCATACCTTTATATTATAAGCGGTTAAATCAATACCTGCTGCTTGAGGTCAATTTCAAGCTTTGAAGAAAGTGTTTTGCTTATGAGTTATAAAATTATCGCTATTCATTTGCAGTATATACATTTTTCATCACCTCTGTCTTACCTTCATTTTCAGCTACTGCATAGCTCGTAAACATCATTACCCCACTGGACCTTCCCGTTAATCCATATCGAAGTACCTTTTTAAATTCTTCACTGCTTATAAAGCTTGGATCATCATGCGCCTGTACTATTGGCCATACTTTTGGATAGGATCCTTTTCTAATATCTAGCCGATTGCATAACCAAAGTATGTGCTCGGAAACCCATTCAGGTGTTCTTCCCATCCTGGCATGGTATACCATCGGAGAAAAAACATCAATAGATTTTTCTAATAAATCAAAGTTCAAACCAAGAATCCGGTGTCTGGCACCAGAAAATTCCTCATCATCCCAGGGACAATGATAAAGTCCAAGGAGTGCCTCTGGTTGAATCTCCTTCATAAGGCTTTTCATTTCCACCGTCCAATCATATATAACCTGACAGCGCCAGTCGCGCCAGAGGTCATCCTTATTATTCAGGATCCACTGTGCCTTCTCCGGAATGGTTCCATCCGGCAGTTTGACCCCGGTATCTTCCGAAAAAGATGTAAGACAATGATTACAAAAACAGGTCTCAGGCAGGATGGGCTCCGGATCTTCAAATTGGGCATGCCAATGCACATAATCCAGCCATACGCCATCCAGATCATATTTCAAAAGCAATTCCCTTAGCTTATCATACCGGTACTTCCGGAAACCTGGCTCAGTGGGACATACACCCATAAACCAGGTAGCTGCCTGAACCTTCTCTCCAAGCTCATTGATTGCCCAGGCTTCGGGGTGTTTATCTACATAGTTTTTACCATTCAATGTGGCAAATTCAGCAAATATCATTAAGCCCTCAGACCTGGCCTTATTAAAAATATCCTGGTTGATTGAACCGCTATGCACAAAAATTGCATTTACCCCT from Bacteroidales bacterium encodes the following:
- a CDS encoding 1-acyl-sn-glycerol-3-phosphate acyltransferase; amino-acid sequence: MKTISGRILERMGWTIKGVFPDIKKSIIIFAPHTAHIDALYGKLGITELGIKFLFLSKKELFFFPMNILMKKFGSIAVRGVKDKNAIFQVAELLNHAEELHIVISPEGWVKKVPDWNKGFYYMALKARVPIVVAYLDYKKKEMGIKDVIYEVGDYESVKSQINSLYKDVTGKCPEQFVLQA
- a CDS encoding DUF5916 domain-containing protein, with protein sequence MEKVTVRLIKNFSGLLIPVFVFCFQTSVISQENIQIRRLTSNIEFDGIPDEAAWESIENFQLTMHRPNFGNEPSEKSDVRIGYDDEFLWIGAKLFMQDASKIYAASKKRDEMLFDYDAFGVVLDSYNDNENGLAFFTAPTGLRTDYAISNDAAGGGGPGGPGGMNISWDTFWDVKATRDDQGWYVEMRIPFSSLKFKPENDVATMGLIISRNISANNETDTYPPIDTKYGFMATNKPSQAHKVEISGARPTRPVYISPYAIGGFSREWVEDEEGLNYEKNDYPKYNAGLDVKYNINSNLTLDLTANTDFAQVEADDQQVNLSRYSLFFPEKRKFFQERSSLFDFSLGGRADNLFYSRNIGLVDGEQIRIYGGARLTGRVGKWDMGLLDMQTAHHEEIAGENFGVIRMRRQVINPNSYVGGIFTSRIGMDGKQNFSYGVDGIFRLFGDDYLNVKWAQSYDTEIDSKLSSLDPSFFLFKWERRSEEGFAYDLDYSYSGQQFNPGIGFVMRNGVHGGSTRFLYGWIPGDQSRLFNYNLNIRGARFVRLEDGGLESMEISPGFEINTKNGIHAEISTETAWEGVLYDFNLSDSIIIEAGEYTFTGFEGRFGTSEAKRISVRGDVYAGQFYDGNRYGFQSEFNLNFSSSFILSPGYEYNHLAFPDRESNNLLNIHAFNIKAQVMISTKFSANFMAQYVNTEDEFIGNFRLRYNPREGNDFYLVYNDLRSFIDRREIVGHPPFHGKTIMLKYTHTFIL